The DNA sequence CTTTTAGAACTTAAAAAGTGGCTTGAACGTTTTAAAATTCCCGAGTATTTGGATAAAAAAGTTGAAGAACTGTCAAAGGGCAACCAACAGAAAATTCAATTCATCTCCGCTGTCATACATAAACCTCAGCTGCTAATTCTGGATGAGCCCTTCAGTGGACTTGACCCAATTAACGTTGAGATGCTTAAGGAAGCCATTGTTGACTTAAAAGACAAAGGCACTTCCATAGTATTTTCCTCTCATCAAATGAGTCATGTAGAAGAGTTGTGCAGACATCTTTGCATTCTGCAAAAAGGCAGACCAGTAGTACAAGGCAACCTTCGGGATATTAAACAATCTTTCGGAAGGAAAAATCTGATTATACATGGCCAAGGTTCTTTTGAATCTCTAAAAAATCATCCTGGTGTAAACAAGTACAGGCCGGTTGCGGAGGGCTGCGAATTGCAGATTACAGATGAAAGTGTGTCACAAGAAATTTTTTCTGCTTTGCGCGATTTTCGTTTTATACGCAAGTTTGAACTTGAAGAGCCTACGTTGAATGATATCTTTATCGAAAAGGTAGGGGCTTCCTATGCATAAATTCTGGATAATTCTTACGCATACGTTCATTAACCGGATTAAGACGAAAACTTTTCTCATAAGTACAGTGCTTACCCTGGTGCTTATCGTTGGATTCGCCAATTTTAATAAAATTGCTGATTTGTTTTCTGGCAAAGAAGAAAAGATAGCTGTCCTCGATGGTACTGAACAGCTTTTCCCGCATTTAAAGAAGATTGCTGAACTGACGAACGACAGAATTAAACTTGTTTCCGCAGAAGGATCTGAAAAGAAATTAAAGAAGGATGTTTTGAACGGCGACTACGAAGCACTTGTAAAAGTTTCCTTTGATCAAAGGAATATGCCAAGAGCAGTCATATATAGTGAGAAAGCCGGAGATTCGAATTACAAAAATGCCATTATTCAAGGTCTGCAGCAAATTAAAGTTGATATGGCAACAGAGAAAACAGGTATAGACCAGGCTGTGATAAATGAGATTCAAACTCCTGTCCATGTTGAAAATATTGCTTTGGATGCAAATGCTAAGACTGAGCAGGAACTGAATCAGACTCGAGGCATTGTATATGCCATGCTATTTTTGCTTTATATGCTTGTAATAAATTACGGTATGATGATTGCTCAAGATGTAGCAAATGAAAAATCCTCACGAGTAATGGAAATTCTTATATCAAGCGTATCTCCCGTAACACATATGTTTGCAAAAATCGTAGGAATTGCACTTCTTGGTCTTACGCAAATTATTATATTTGCAGGTGTAGGGTACGCATTGGTTTCTGCAAAAGCAGGGGAAAAAGGAGGCATGTTCGAAGCCTTTGGTCTCCATGATATTTCTGTATCCATCTATATTTATGCAGTTGTTTTTTTCTTATTGGGATACTTGCTTTATGCAACACTTGCCGCAATGCTGGGATCGCTCGTAAGTCGAGTAGAAGATGTGCAACAGCTTATGACCCCAATGATTTTCCTCATCATGATTGCTTTTTTCATAGCCCTTTTCGGATTGGAGGCACCAGACGCAACATTCGTAACGGTAAGCTCATTCATTCCATTTTTTACCCCTATGATTATGTTCATGCGAATTGGAATGCTTGATATACCGTTATGGGAGACGATTTTGTCGCTTGGAATCCTTTGTGCAACAATTGTTCTCATTGCTGTAGTTGGAGCTCGAGTTTATAGAGGTGGCGTCCTTATGTATGGTAAATCAAGTTCTTTGAAGGATTTTAAAAAGGCAATTGCGTTATCTAAGAAAAATTAAGAAATGGACAATACCAAATTATAATAGCAAGGCTTGCTTTATTAAAAGCAAGCCTTTTTCTATTTGTAAAACCAATACTATTTCAATATCTATTTCCTTTTATGAATATTCTCCGTACCAACAGCATTCAATGCTGCCTCATAGTAAGAGCATTTCTGTTCAATAAGCTTCATAGCTTCTTCAAGTTCATTAAGCTGTGCTTGGACCGTTGCTTTTCTTTCCAGGAACATATCGTATCTTTCTTGCAAAGTGGAGTCACCCTCTGAACACCAGTCAATGAATGTCTTAATTTCCTTGATCGCCATGCCGGTAGATTTTAGACATTCAATTACTTTCAAAGCTTCAATATCCGTTTCCTTGAATACTCTAGTGCCGTTAGGTTTACGCTCTACAAATGGCATAAGCCCTTCCTTGTCATAATAGCGCAATGTATATACAGTAAGATTTAACTTACTAGCAGCTTCACTAATAGAGTAAGTCTTCATAATTATTGTTCCTCTCCAATTTTTACAACTTAATATAATGGATGGGATTTTAACATTAGAGTGTTTACATGTCAAAGTGTTGTATTGATGCATTGTAAATTGGTTATTCCAAGAGTCCAAGCTTGACCTAGAGTGAACTATAGGGTTTAAACTAGATTTTACAAGAGGAAGGAATAGGGGTCCTCTTGCATATTAATGATAGTTGGAGGGTTACATTCATGATAAAAGCTAAAGCAAGGGCAGTAGATGGTCCTGATAAACCTTTCCGAGTTGCAGAAATCAACCGACGTGATCTTGATGAATACGATATCTTGATGGAAATCAAGTATGCAGGTATATGTCATTCTGATATTCATACTGCTCATGGGGAATGGGGTCCTGTGAATTACCCGCTCGTGCCAGGTCATGAGATTGCTGGAATCGTCTCAGCAGTAGGGTCTAAAGTTACGAAATACAAAGTTGGTGACCGGGTAGGAGTAGGCTGCATGGTCGATTCTTGTGGCGAATGTGAGAATTGCCAAAAAGGTGAAGAACAATATTGCCTTAAAGGAAATATACCAACATATGCTGGTGTTGATAGATATGGAGAGCCTACTCAAGGAGGCTATTCTACTCATATTGTAGTAATTGAAGAATTTGTATTAAAAATACCTGATAATATTGAACTTGATAAAGCAGCACCATTGCTCTGTGCAGGAATTACAACATATTCACCATTGAAACATTGGAATGCAGGTCCAGGCAAGAAGGTTGCAATAGTAGGAATGGGCGGCCTAGGTCATATGGCTGTCCAAATCGCCCATGCATTAGGGGCAGAGGTTACTGTTCTATCGCAAACACTGAGTAAAAAGGAAGACGGTCTTCAATTGGGGGCAGATTATTACTATGCCACAAAAGACGAGGATACGTTTGAAAAGCTTACTGGACGCTTTGACTTAATTATCAATACCGTTAGCGCAAGTATTGATCTAAATGCATATTTAAGATTGTTGACTCTTGATGGAACACTAGTTAATGTAGGAGCTCCGTCAGAACCTCTGTCGCTACAAGTAATGAATTTGATTGGTCATCGCCGCTCCTTTGCGGGTTCACTAATTGGAGGCATTCGTGAAACACAAGAAATGCTGGATTTCTGTTCAAAACACACCATTGCTCCCAAAATTGAAGTTATTTCAGCCGACCAAATAGATGAAGCATATGAACGAGTATTGGCTTCTAATGTAAAATATCGTTTCGTTATTGATATTAGTACCATGTAAATATTAACAGCATAAAAGCATCACAGAATTAGCGCTAATTCTGTGATGCTTTATTTTTGATTAAGAAGCTTTTTTACCCAAAGCCAATATTACAATCATACCAATAATGCAAGCCATACCAAACCATTGAAACAGCCCAAAATGCTCCTTTAACCAAAATACCGTTGTCAGAACGGCTGCCAGTGGTTCCAAACTTCCTAAAAGGCTCGTTTCTTGAGGTGAAAGACTTTGAAGGCTTTCTATATAAAACCAGAAAGCAATCATCGTTCCAAATATGATAACAAAAATTATATAAAAATACGCTTTAGCTGGTAAATGCATGAAGTCCATTTGCCAAGGAGAATGAACAAAACTCAAACCAACACTGCCAATGATCATAGCCCAACCAACAATGACAAGGGAATCGTATTTCTTGAGAAGAGAAACGGCATATAACGTGTAAAAAGCTAATGCTATTCCGGATAATACACCACATATAATTGCATGTTTAGGTACTGAGAGTCCAGATATAGAACCGTTCGTTAAAATAAAGAAACAACCAGTTAAAGCAAGCGTAACCGTTAACAACTCATGTCTTGTTATCACGTTTCGCTTACGTAATATCAAGTAAATGATAATTATCACCGGTGAAAGATATTGTAATAGTGTCGCAACGGCTGCATTACCATATTTAATGGACGCCATATACGTATATTGGACTGCAAGCATACCAAAGAGTCCAAAAATAATCAGCTGGACAGCTGAGCATTTATTTTTCCAAACATCAAAAACTTTAGTTGAAATGCCTTTGAAAGATTGAACAAGCAAAAGTAGAATGCCTGCTATTAGCAAGCGCGTTGATACTAGCCAATTAACATCAATTTCGTATTGCTGAAAAAGTTTCTGTGCAACTGTACCACCAACACCCCAGAATGTTGCTCCAGTTATAACGAGAAATAAACCGCTTATTCTAGTACGTTTCTTCATCACTCAGTCTCCATATAAATATAATAATAATGCTATAATAAATGAAATCAGTAACTTAAAATACGTGAATTGAATAAGAAAATATAAGAATATTGAGGTGTTCGTTTGCAGATAAAGAACTTTAAAATTACTAAAGGTTTAAAAGAGCTGACCGAACATCGTACGGTTGAGTTACCTCTTGCATGTTATGAAACAAAAATCAGACATAATTCGATGGGTTATATTCCGCTCCATTGGCATGAAGAAGTTCAATTTGTTTGGATTTTTAGAGGAGAAGCTATATTTCAAATAGACGAAGATAAAGTAGCATTATGTGAAGGTGATGGTCTGTTCATAAATAGTGGCTGCTTGCACATGGCGGAAGAGAAGGAACAAACAGACTGTGTTTATATTTGTTTGAATGTTTCCCCGCGGTTTCTGCTGCCACAAGAACTTTTCAAGAAATATGTAGTGCCTTATATTCAAGCAACAAACTTACCTTATGTTTTTATAGATGCAAATGAAGCTTGGGGTAAGTACTTAATAGAAGCTATTTTAAAAATAAAACAGTTAATAGAGAAAAAGCCGGATTTCTTTGAGATTGGAATAACGATGCAGCTTACGGCAATTTGGAAGAACTTAATTTTCAATGCACTTCCACCTACATATATTCATACAGAAATGCTGAAAAGTCATCGAATGAAGCAAATGTTAAGCTGGATCCATCTTAATTATGCAGAGAAGGTATTATTAGAGGATATTGCAAAAGCAGGCGAACTAAGCAGAGCTGAATGCTGTCGTTACTTTAAAAGGATTTTGAAAACTTCGCCGTTAAATTATGTTAAGGATTACCGGATTCAAAGAAGTCTTGTTTTATTGCAACAGGAAGAGTTTAGTATAACTGATGTTGGATACAAGGTAGGCTTTAACAGTACTAGCTATTTTATAGAAAATTTCCGGAGGTCACTGAAGATGACACCGCTAGCATATAAAAAAAGTCTTGCTGAAAAACTTGCTAAAGAAACTGAACATACGTTTAGGCCGAATTAAATATATTTTTCTTGGTGATGAATTAGTCAACTGGTTTATTTTTTAAGCTACAAGGTAATAATTGTAAAGAATAGGAGGGTGTTTCAGTTGAGTATTGATTATAAAGATCATGGAAAAGAACCTTATGTATTGAATATTGAGGATGCGACAGTTGAAAACAGTAATTTTCGGACAACGATTTGGACAGGCGATAAAATTCAAGTAACATTAATGAGCATCGCTCCAAATGATGAGATTGGTCTGGAAATTCACCATGGCATCGAACAGTTTCTGAGGATTGAACAAGGTGAAGGCCTGTGCCAGATGGGTCCATCGGAAGATAATTTGAACTTTGAGCGAAAAGTATCGGCTGAGGACGTAATTCTTGTACCGGCAGATATGTGGCATAACGTAAAAAATACAGGCGATAAACCACTTAAGCTGTATTCAATTTACGGAGGACCTGATCATGTCAAAGGCACGGTGCATAAAACACATGAAGATGCAGAGAACGACCCGAACGAATAAAAACAAGCCAGACACCAAGGATATTCCGGTGTCTGGCTTTTAACATTTTGAATAAAAAAGGCAATTTTCAATGAATTCTTTTGATTGTTATTCCATCCGTATTAATGAACGATTAATACCGGACAATTTGCCAGTTGGGAGACCTTGTGACTAACACTGCCGAGTAACATTTCTTTTATGCCGCTTAAGCCACGGCTGCCGATAATAATCATCTCCTGATTTTTATCTTTAGCATATTGCAGAATCTGTTTAGCTGGATCACCTTGCAGAAAAACTTCCTCAGCAGTAATACCATTAGATTTTAACTGAGTATTATATTTACCAAGCATCCACATGCCACGCTCTTGCTCCTTTGAATTAAGCTCTTCCAAGTAAGTCTTCGTTACATACACTTCACCTGGTGTTAAAGGAAGAAATTCTCTCCCAACAAATAGAAGGGTAACAGTAGGGAAGCATGACTCAGCAATTCGCAGGGTTGTATTTAGTACAGATTGGCTCATTTCAGATTCATCAATAGCAACAAGAATATTTTTATACATAGTTTTCAACCTCCGTAGTATTTAAGAAACGGGGATTTCTATTTAAATACGTGAAGTACAATTCCCTTGCTAAAGGGTTCTGAAACGACCACCATTCCGGGGTTTAACATAATTTCACCAAGGATAAAAAATTTATAATATGAAGCAGATCTTCCAAAAGCAATTTAATAATTTTACTGATATTAATTTATTAAATGCTGCATATTATAACATTGGATACTTGTAAAGTTAATTAGTTATATTAGACTAGTAAAACGATATGAGATAATAAAAGGAGATGTAACTTTTGGAGGAGGAATCGGTCATTGCCGAGCGTCATTTACCCCCTATTTATATTTCATCGAATCCTAACAATCGAGCTGTTTCAATTCATGGATTTCCCAGTCATCTAAGATGTATCGGTATAGGGACCGATGCGGCTGTTTTTCAATCTATCGACCATCCGTCCCTAGTATATAAAGTTTACGCTAATGATAAAACAGAGAAAGTGGAAATAGAGGCAAAAGTTTATGAGTTATTAGGTGAATCAACCTATTTTTCAAGGTGTTTCGGTTATGAAGATAATTATCTTATTTTAAAATTTGAGGAAGGGATCACTCTGTATGATTGCTTACTTAAAGGTATACCTATCCCAAAACAGGTTATTGAAGATGTTGACCGAGCAAGGGAATATGCGCGTCAGAAAGGCTTAAATCCGCGTGATATCCATTTAAAAAATATACTGTTGCAAAATGGTAGGGCAAAACTCATCGATGTTTCGGAATATATTCAACCAGGTAATGATCTGAGATGGGAGCATTTGAAAAAAGGATATGATATATATTATCCTCTAATTAAGGGGAGACCATTGCCGCATTCAATAATAGAAACAATTCGAAATCGATATTATAATGAAAGTAAACAATCACTCGCTTTTGAAAGAATTATGGAGTATACTGCACGAATTTTAAAACGTTACGGGAATAGTTGAATGCTAAAATCTGCTAGAAAAAGGAATGCAATTACATAATTTGGATAATTAGTGCCAGGTCTAAGACAATTACAAGTTGTTTTTGGACCTGGCACTATTTTCTATGTCATATTTCTACATAATTTGTAGTCACTTTGAAATATGACTGTAAATTAATTATGTTAGGCTAGTAACTGTTGAAATTAATAAGTAGTTTACATAGAGGGAGTAATTTAAAATGAAGAAGACATATACTATAAGAAAAGGTGCTGTTATGGCATTGGTAGCAACTTCAATGATGTTCAGCCCAGTACTTACAGGCAGTGCGTTTGCACATGGTGCTGCACCAAGCGCACCTGTACAAAGCGCAGCTGGCATTGTCATTCCACAGGGTGCGCAGGGACAAGAAGTAGCAGATTTGCAGAAAAAGCTGAAGGATCATGGCTATAATTTGAAAGTTGATGGGATTTATGGCCCGATTACTCAGGAAAAAGTAATTGCTTTCCAATACGCTCAAGGCTGGAATGCCGATGGGATTGTCGATAAACCGACATTGAACGCTTTAAATCGAACTAATGCAAAAAGCTCAGATGTGGTTCAAACAAGTAAACCAGTACAAACGTCTGCGGCTAAGACTACAAATACAGCAGCAGCAAGTGATAATACAAATGATACAGTAGCCATAGCAAAGAGTCTCGTAGGCACTCCTTATGTATTCGGTGGGACAACTCCTGCTGGCTTTGATAGCAGTGGTTTTATAAACTATGTGTTCAGTCAGCAAGGAATCTCACTTGAGCGTACGCATGCTGGCATGTGGGAAAATAACGGAGTACATGTAAGCAAACCATCTGTCGGTGACGTTGTATTCTTTGAAAATACATATAAATCAGGTGTATCACACAGTGGTATCTACATTGGAAATAATCAAATGATTCATGCTGGTACAGAAGATACAGGTGTTGAAGTGACAACTCCAGAGCAATGGAAGTATTACTGGTCTAAACATTATATTGGTGCAAAAAGATTCTAGGTCCTTATTAAAGCCTGGTGTCAGTGCTAAGATCCAAACTTGTATTGGATCTTAGCACTATTTTATTGTGGCCGACCGAATTCGTAATAACCGGGTTTTATAATATATTAGAATTTAAATTACAATGGAAAACTATGAAAAGAAGATAAAGTTTATCTGTTAAAGGCCCTAAAGAAGAATTTTGAAAGGGTGGAGTATATGAAGATTATCTCGTTCGAGTGATTCAAAGTATGGGAAGAAAGTTATCCTTCACCAAAGATCTTTAAGCTAAAGCGAAGAGTAAGTGATTTTAAGAATAAAAAGGATGATAGTAAATGGTTTTGAATTGAGAATTAAAAAAAGACCTCTGCGTCTAGAGGTCTTTTTTTATGTTATAAGCAAAGTGAAAAACGAGTTTTTTCTTATATTGATACATAAAGAAATATCGTCATTCTTTTAGCGATTAATAGTGTACAACGCTAAAATTCGAGGTAAATTTCCTTTCTTTCGTCAGGTGAATTTCTCCTTTGGTAAGGAAACCTTCTCCTTTCGTTCTCAATGTTTACAATTATGTCATAATTTTAATGATGTCAAGGAGTGTTGTTAGTGAAAAGAGCTACAGAACGAATTTTAGAGAAAATGCCTAATCTTAAATGCTGTCTCTCTTCAGACCAAAATATGATTTTACAAAATGAGACCTTGTCGAAGTTAAATGAAATTGAACAAAGTTTTTTAAAGTTAGCTTGGTTCTTTGAGAATCCAACAGAGCAAAATTTCAATTTGGAGAGCATATATAAAAATTTAAAGAATGAATGGTTAAGCTTCTCTTTAGAACTAATTGTTTATTACTTCATGTATGATACACAATTAATGAAGGCGCTTTATATGGTTAAAGAGGATGATTTTTAAAATCAGAGTATCTTAATATTTTAAATGAAAATGACAACCCTGCAATCCTTCCAATATCCTCATATATGAATAAAGAAGGGTAATTACTGAACACAATCTAACATTCTGCCTCAAGATATGTCCAATATTATCGCAAATATATGAAAAAATTATGCAGGAAATCATGGAATCGTTATAATTCTTGGCGGTAACATTGGCATTCTGCTATAAGTTGGCATGATTTGATACAGACGTAACCTTTTATCAGGTGAGTAATTTGAAGCAGAAATAGAAACATTTCACCTTTGAAATAAGAGTTTAATTTATTGTTTTGAAATTTTCTAGCCTAAATTAAAAATGGTATGTTTCCAAAAAAATGTATAGAAATGCTAAGCAATTGGGCCATGAGAGCATTTATGCTTAAAATTCTGGCTAAGTAAAGTTATTTACAAAAGATGTGCGCGTTTATTGCTGTACCTCTTTTGTTAATCAAGAGATCTACGAAAGATAATAAACTAATTCTACGATGTTCATAGTCTGAATGTATTTCATAAGACAGTCAGAAAGAACCAGGTCATCAGGTCTTTTATTACACCAAAGCCGGCCAGCTAATAGTAATTAAGAAAGGCGCTGATAAGTACTGCTATCACTACAATGCGCACTGCAATGTTATCGTCATAAGGTTATACTGGGCTGCCACTATGATATGGAGACTGGCGTGTGCTACCTTGATTACTCTCTATTACAGCCCAGAACAAGACGTCTTCTAGTCGTTTGATCTGAAATCCTAAGTATGAAAGGGAAGTGTTTCATTGTACTTGGTTTAACTTTATCATTAATCAGTATGTATTGAATGAAACGACGGACAATAGGCTTAGTAATACTATTTATTTTAAGGGAACATTTGTTTGTAATTTGGAAGACTTTGAATTACAGATCCAATGCATATTTTTTTTCAGTATTAACTGAGTAGTTTTTGTCAATGTAAAGCAAAAAGTCATCAAGTATTATTTGAAGCTCCATAACGTAACCCCCGAACCATAACTTTTTCGGAGAGGGGAGGTTATCGTTCGTTCAGTTAAATTATGTTTCCTTGGAAATAAAAAAGAGCCTATAAAGTCTAAGTTCTAAATAGCGTTTATTATAGCGACTTAGTGAGAAGTCCCCTAAAGGATCGTTTTTGATTTTAG is a window from the Aciduricibacillus chroicocephali genome containing:
- a CDS encoding MerR family transcriptional regulator, whose protein sequence is MKTYSISEAASKLNLTVYTLRYYDKEGLMPFVERKPNGTRVFKETDIEALKVIECLKSTGMAIKEIKTFIDWCSEGDSTLQERYDMFLERKATVQAQLNELEEAMKLIEQKCSYYEAALNAVGTENIHKRK
- a CDS encoding cupin domain-containing protein, with protein sequence MFQLSIDYKDHGKEPYVLNIEDATVENSNFRTTIWTGDKIQVTLMSIAPNDEIGLEIHHGIEQFLRIEQGEGLCQMGPSEDNLNFERKVSAEDVILVPADMWHNVKNTGDKPLKLYSIYGGPDHVKGTVHKTHEDAENDPNE
- a CDS encoding universal stress protein: MYKNILVAIDESEMSQSVLNTTLRIAESCFPTVTLLFVGREFLPLTPGEVYVTKTYLEELNSKEQERGMWMLGKYNTQLKSNGITAEEVFLQGDPAKQILQYAKDKNQEMIIIGSRGLSGIKEMLLGSVSHKVSQLANCPVLIVH
- a CDS encoding DMT family transporter, which codes for MKKRTRISGLFLVITGATFWGVGGTVAQKLFQQYEIDVNWLVSTRLLIAGILLLLVQSFKGISTKVFDVWKNKCSAVQLIIFGLFGMLAVQYTYMASIKYGNAAVATLLQYLSPVIIIIYLILRKRNVITRHELLTVTLALTGCFFILTNGSISGLSVPKHAIICGVLSGIALAFYTLYAVSLLKKYDSLVIVGWAMIIGSVGLSFVHSPWQMDFMHLPAKAYFYIIFVIIFGTMIAFWFYIESLQSLSPQETSLLGSLEPLAAVLTTVFWLKEHFGLFQWFGMACIIGMIVILALGKKAS
- a CDS encoding NAD(P)-dependent alcohol dehydrogenase, whose translation is MIKAKARAVDGPDKPFRVAEINRRDLDEYDILMEIKYAGICHSDIHTAHGEWGPVNYPLVPGHEIAGIVSAVGSKVTKYKVGDRVGVGCMVDSCGECENCQKGEEQYCLKGNIPTYAGVDRYGEPTQGGYSTHIVVIEEFVLKIPDNIELDKAAPLLCAGITTYSPLKHWNAGPGKKVAIVGMGGLGHMAVQIAHALGAEVTVLSQTLSKKEDGLQLGADYYYATKDEDTFEKLTGRFDLIINTVSASIDLNAYLRLLTLDGTLVNVGAPSEPLSLQVMNLIGHRRSFAGSLIGGIRETQEMLDFCSKHTIAPKIEVISADQIDEAYERVLASNVKYRFVIDISTM
- a CDS encoding AraC family transcriptional regulator, translated to MQIKNFKITKGLKELTEHRTVELPLACYETKIRHNSMGYIPLHWHEEVQFVWIFRGEAIFQIDEDKVALCEGDGLFINSGCLHMAEEKEQTDCVYICLNVSPRFLLPQELFKKYVVPYIQATNLPYVFIDANEAWGKYLIEAILKIKQLIEKKPDFFEIGITMQLTAIWKNLIFNALPPTYIHTEMLKSHRMKQMLSWIHLNYAEKVLLEDIAKAGELSRAECCRYFKRILKTSPLNYVKDYRIQRSLVLLQQEEFSITDVGYKVGFNSTSYFIENFRRSLKMTPLAYKKSLAEKLAKETEHTFRPN
- a CDS encoding ABC transporter permease — encoded protein: MHKFWIILTHTFINRIKTKTFLISTVLTLVLIVGFANFNKIADLFSGKEEKIAVLDGTEQLFPHLKKIAELTNDRIKLVSAEGSEKKLKKDVLNGDYEALVKVSFDQRNMPRAVIYSEKAGDSNYKNAIIQGLQQIKVDMATEKTGIDQAVINEIQTPVHVENIALDANAKTEQELNQTRGIVYAMLFLLYMLVINYGMMIAQDVANEKSSRVMEILISSVSPVTHMFAKIVGIALLGLTQIIIFAGVGYALVSAKAGEKGGMFEAFGLHDISVSIYIYAVVFFLLGYLLYATLAAMLGSLVSRVEDVQQLMTPMIFLIMIAFFIALFGLEAPDATFVTVSSFIPFFTPMIMFMRIGMLDIPLWETILSLGILCATIVLIAVVGARVYRGGVLMYGKSSSLKDFKKAIALSKKN
- a CDS encoding ABC transporter ATP-binding protein, whose product is MTLILNHVTKQFGSHTAVNDLSIEIPEREMFGFLGGNGAGKTTTFRMILGLIDKTAGKITWNGESISYNKSHLIGYLPEERGLYPKLKVRDQLIYLGKLRGMSKVDALLELKKWLERFKIPEYLDKKVEELSKGNQQKIQFISAVIHKPQLLILDEPFSGLDPINVEMLKEAIVDLKDKGTSIVFSSHQMSHVEELCRHLCILQKGRPVVQGNLRDIKQSFGRKNLIIHGQGSFESLKNHPGVNKYRPVAEGCELQITDESVSQEIFSALRDFRFIRKFELEEPTLNDIFIEKVGASYA
- a CDS encoding NlpC/P60 family protein, translating into MKKTYTIRKGAVMALVATSMMFSPVLTGSAFAHGAAPSAPVQSAAGIVIPQGAQGQEVADLQKKLKDHGYNLKVDGIYGPITQEKVIAFQYAQGWNADGIVDKPTLNALNRTNAKSSDVVQTSKPVQTSAAKTTNTAAASDNTNDTVAIAKSLVGTPYVFGGTTPAGFDSSGFINYVFSQQGISLERTHAGMWENNGVHVSKPSVGDVVFFENTYKSGVSHSGIYIGNNQMIHAGTEDTGVEVTTPEQWKYYWSKHYIGAKRF
- a CDS encoding serine/threonine protein kinase, whose translation is MEEESVIAERHLPPIYISSNPNNRAVSIHGFPSHLRCIGIGTDAAVFQSIDHPSLVYKVYANDKTEKVEIEAKVYELLGESTYFSRCFGYEDNYLILKFEEGITLYDCLLKGIPIPKQVIEDVDRAREYARQKGLNPRDIHLKNILLQNGRAKLIDVSEYIQPGNDLRWEHLKKGYDIYYPLIKGRPLPHSIIETIRNRYYNESKQSLAFERIMEYTARILKRYGNS